A genome region from Arthrobacter agilis includes the following:
- a CDS encoding ParA family protein, whose protein sequence is MQVVSISSLKGGVGKTSVTLGLASAALAAGIRTLVVDLDPHADATTGLGVRATGQTDVGRLLKNARRGDLAANIVPSGWVATAVKNPAARASTLDVAMGSAYSGIYDRPDLGRRDQQRLSRLLSRVEGYSLVLIDCPPSLNGLTRMAWTASNRVLLVAEPSLFSVAGTERTMRALELFRQEFAPDLQTAGIVANRVRSTSNEHSFRLNEMRQMFGDLLLSPAIPEQANWQQIQGAAYSVHHWPGEPAQQASAYFDELLRSVTDSGRMRSRAARR, encoded by the coding sequence GTGCAGGTAGTGAGCATCAGCAGCCTCAAAGGCGGCGTGGGCAAGACGTCGGTCACCCTGGGGCTGGCCTCGGCCGCACTGGCAGCGGGTATCCGCACGCTCGTCGTCGACCTCGACCCCCACGCGGACGCGACCACCGGCCTCGGCGTGCGCGCGACCGGCCAGACCGACGTCGGCCGCCTGCTGAAGAATGCGCGGCGCGGCGATCTCGCGGCGAACATCGTCCCGAGCGGCTGGGTGGCCACCGCGGTGAAGAACCCGGCTGCCCGCGCCTCCACGCTCGACGTCGCCATGGGCTCCGCGTACTCCGGGATCTACGACAGGCCGGACCTCGGGCGCCGCGACCAGCAGCGGCTGTCCCGCCTGCTGTCCCGCGTCGAGGGGTACAGCCTCGTGCTGATCGACTGCCCGCCGTCACTCAACGGGCTGACGCGGATGGCCTGGACCGCGAGCAACAGGGTGCTGCTCGTCGCGGAGCCCAGCCTCTTCTCCGTGGCGGGGACGGAGCGGACCATGCGTGCGCTCGAGCTGTTCCGCCAGGAGTTCGCGCCCGACCTGCAGACAGCAGGCATCGTGGCGAACCGCGTCCGGTCGACCTCCAACGAGCACTCGTTCCGCCTGAACGAGATGCGGCAGATGTTCGGGGACCTGCTGCTGAGCCCCGCCATCCCGGAGCAGGCCAACTGGCAGCAGATCCAGGGCGCCGCGTACTCCGTACATCACTGGCCCGGCGAACCCGCGCAGCAGGCCTCGGCGTACTTCGACGAACTGCTCAGGAGTGTGACGGATTCGGGCAGGATGCGAAGCCGCGCCGCGCGGCGCTGA
- a CDS encoding mycothione reductase — MTHYDLAIIGSGSGNTLISPEWDDRTVVLVEGGTFGGTCLNVGCIPTKMYVYPAGLAAAAGESSRLGVDLSLEKVRWRDIRDRIFTRIDAISEGGRSYRAEELANVTLIEEHVRLTGERSFRTASGDDVTADQLVIATGSRAVRPAIPGIELPQVHTSDTVMRLEDLPGRLLIIGGGYIAAEFAHVFGAFGTAVTIAVRSGGMLRSLDETVSEVFTEQAARQWDLRRDTDVTQITANGDGSVTARLNGPGGPTDLDVDAVLVAVGRTPNTDTLGAREAGLDLHDDGRLVVDGYQRVLRRGLPVPGLWSLGDVSSDYQLKHVANHEAKVVAHNLLHPGALRPADHRFVPSAVFSHPQVASVGMTEGQALSHADRTGSPIVTAVQHYGSTAYGWAMEDTHGFVKLIAEQQTGRILGAHILGHEASMIIQPVIQAMSFGLDARTMARGQYWIHPALTEVVENALLSLKTG, encoded by the coding sequence GTGACCCACTACGACCTCGCGATCATCGGCTCCGGCTCCGGCAACACCCTCATCTCGCCGGAATGGGACGACCGGACGGTGGTCCTCGTCGAGGGAGGCACCTTCGGCGGTACCTGCCTGAATGTCGGGTGCATCCCCACGAAGATGTACGTGTACCCGGCCGGGCTGGCGGCCGCGGCCGGGGAGTCGTCCCGGCTCGGCGTGGACCTGTCGCTGGAGAAGGTGCGCTGGCGGGACATCCGCGACCGCATCTTCACCCGGATCGATGCCATCTCCGAGGGCGGCAGGTCCTACCGCGCCGAGGAACTCGCGAATGTGACACTGATCGAGGAGCACGTCCGCCTCACGGGGGAGAGGTCCTTCCGCACCGCCTCCGGCGACGACGTCACCGCAGACCAGCTCGTCATCGCCACCGGATCGCGGGCGGTCCGTCCCGCGATCCCCGGCATCGAGCTGCCGCAGGTGCACACCTCGGACACGGTCATGCGGCTCGAGGACCTCCCCGGCCGCCTGCTGATCATCGGCGGAGGGTACATCGCGGCGGAGTTCGCGCACGTGTTCGGGGCCTTCGGCACGGCGGTGACCATCGCGGTCCGCTCGGGGGGCATGCTGCGCAGCCTCGACGAGACCGTCTCCGAGGTGTTCACCGAGCAGGCCGCGCGCCAGTGGGATCTCAGGCGGGACACCGACGTCACGCAGATCACCGCCAACGGTGACGGCAGCGTCACCGCACGGCTCAACGGCCCCGGGGGCCCGACGGACCTCGACGTCGACGCCGTGCTCGTCGCCGTCGGGCGCACACCGAACACCGACACCCTGGGCGCGCGCGAGGCGGGCCTGGACCTGCACGACGACGGCCGGCTCGTCGTCGACGGCTACCAGCGCGTGCTGCGCCGCGGCCTGCCGGTGCCCGGCCTCTGGTCCCTCGGCGACGTGAGCAGCGACTACCAGCTGAAGCACGTGGCGAACCACGAGGCGAAGGTCGTGGCACACAACCTGCTGCACCCCGGCGCGCTCCGCCCCGCCGACCACCGGTTCGTGCCCTCCGCGGTGTTCTCCCACCCGCAGGTCGCCTCCGTGGGGATGACCGAGGGGCAGGCGCTGAGCCATGCGGACCGTACCGGATCCCCGATCGTCACCGCCGTCCAGCACTACGGCTCGACGGCCTACGGCTGGGCGATGGAGGACACGCACGGGTTCGTGAAGCTCATCGCCGAGCAGCAGACCGGGCGCATCCTCGGCGCGCACATCCTCGGCCACGAGGCGTCGATGATCATCCAGCCGGTCATCCAGGCCATGTCCTTCGGGCTCGACGCCCGGACCATGGCCCGCGGGCAGTACTGGATCCATCCGGCGCTCACCGAGGTGGTGGAGAACGCACTGCTCAGCCTGAAGACCGGGTAG